TTTTCTCATTTTGTATCTCCTGACTTGTTCATCTCTATGGTTCCATTTATTATTACTCCTTCCTCTATCTTTATTGAGGGTGTTATTATAGTGCCGTTAACTATAGCTGGTTTGAGTAGCTCCACAATCGATTTCGCTTTTATTGTTCCCTTGAAGGTACCAGATATCTTAACCACAGATGTTTCTATATCTGCTTCCACGTTCCCAGTATTTGCAATGACGAGGGTATCGGATGAGATGATATTACCTTTGAATATCCCATCAATCCTTACTATTCCATCAAAAATAAGTGTTCCGTTGAAGTTTGTTTTATTACCTAAAAAGGCATTGATGGTTACTTCATCGTTTTTCTTTTCTTTTAACATTTTTCACCTCTTAGAAGAGAGATTATTCGATTTAGCTCTTTATCGTTTCTATAGACTA
This genomic window from Calditerrivibrio sp. contains:
- a CDS encoding polymer-forming cytoskeletal protein — its product is MLKEKKNDEVTINAFLGNKTNFNGTLIFDGIVRIDGIFKGNIISSDTLVIANTGNVEADIETSVVKISGTFKGTIKAKSIVELLKPAIVNGTIITPSIKIEEGVIINGTIEMNKSGDTK